The following coding sequences lie in one Capsicum annuum cultivar UCD-10X-F1 chromosome 5, UCD10Xv1.1, whole genome shotgun sequence genomic window:
- the LOC107872647 gene encoding transcription factor bHLH147, whose translation MASMLTKNPMTFSSDRSILARRKKKKRSSSSKNQNQNNIINHNNISNNNNNNRDSNITEWNSQSQQQVYSYKLLKALHQAQTSSSAPKGDRAVRKVADRVLAIAAKGRSRWSRAILTNRLKLKFIKRLSQRQKIAASPTIRLPKKPRASMLKPRMKYLPAFQKKARVLSHIVPGCREQPLPVVLEEATDYIAALEMQIRAMSALADLLSGASTSNAPHDQLG comes from the coding sequence ATGGCTTCAATGCTGACGAAGAATCCAATGACATTTTCCTCAGACAGATCAATTTTAGcaagaaggaaaaagaagaaaagaagttcaagctcaaaaaatcaaaatcaaaataatattatcaaccACAACAACatcagcaacaacaataataacaatcgCGATTCTAATATTACTGAGTGGAATTCCCAATCCCAACAACAAGTGTATTCTTACAAGCTACTCAAAGCACTACACCAAGCGCAAACCAGCTCATCGGCTCCCAAAGGGGACCGAGCTGTCCGCAAAGTGGCAGACAGAGTCCTAGCCATAGCGGCTAAAGGACGGTCCAGATGGAGCCGAGCCATATTAACAAACCGGCTCAAGCTCAAGTTCATCAAAAGGCTATCTCAGAGGCAGAAAATAGCTGCCTCCCCAACTATCCGGCTTCCTAAGAAGCCGAGAGCCAGTATGTTGAAGCCGAGAATGAAGTATTTACCGGCTTTCCAAAAAAAGGCTCGGGTTCTGAGCCATATTGTTCCCGGCTGCCGGGAACAGCCGTTGCCGGTAGTTCTTGAAGAAGCCACTGATTATATAGCGGCTCTAGAGATGCAAATTCGAGCCATGAGTGCTTTAGCTGACTTACTTTCGGGCGCTTCGACTAGTAATGCTCCTCATGATCAGCTCGGCTAA